The Arachis duranensis cultivar V14167 chromosome 9, aradu.V14167.gnm2.J7QH, whole genome shotgun sequence genomic sequence GTACAAATATAGTCAATAATGTCTTCTGGCACAAACCGAGCTATCTTCCCCCAATCCCAGCTTTCATCTGTTGTAGCATAGGCTTGCAAGGTCtcattctttttatcttttatgatCTGACTAAGGGCTAACTCGCTTGCTTTAGTAATTTTTGGGATTTAGTGAACtatcaaaaattaattctttttctgtctCCAATTCTCTATATAAGATTGTGCTGAAATTGGTCCCAAATTTTGACCTTTTTCTCCACGTGTTAGAGCAATTTGTTCTTCTAATCACTTTGAAGATAGGGTTGTCCCCACAATTATATTTTGACTTCTAATCTTAACATATTTGTATTTATGGAATTTTCttcaataaaaaaagtatattcTGATTCTTTATGATCTAAGATTCATTATAAATCATGGCCATTGAATTTTTGAACTAATAGCCAAGATTTAAAACttgtattaataatataatattatatttatacttaaatatttttaaaaataactctattttaaaattttatttttgtcctttATCCCctccttcttttatttttctccgtCATTCCTCTTTCTTTCGGCAGTACGATCATTACCGACGACTTGTGCGCTCCGTTGTTGTGGTGTGTGATTGCGATAATCACCTAGGTGGTGGTGATGGTGTCATTGGTAGATTTTGAGTACAACGAGTCTATTAAAGCTTATGCAGATTTATAAATGGCAGCCACCTTCATAAGAAATTTTATTTCGGGGgataaagatgaaaactttAGCTCATATTTCTTGGGTTAATTACTAAAAAGAAAGTTTCAATGAAGAAACATGTGAGCTTTGAGGGATTAGAACTAAGAAGATAAAGAGAATTTTAGTAtaatagaaaatgaaaagattagTCCCACATCAGACCTTGTACTCATAATATAATAGGAGTGGCAATAGACAtggtagggtagggtttggatccaaccctaaccctacctacgagttgagatttttatataaactcaaCCCTATCTTACCTGCTGGTTGAAAATAtcccaaccctaaccctacccgttCTTAACCTACAGGTACCCGACTCTACCCGCGGGTTACTTAAAAGAtgcaatattattatataatttgatgataatttaaaatagaacatacttttatgtaaaaaaatgtattaaattatcaattaatgatcttCTCTTAATGGTTAAGGATCTTTTGCATTTAGTGAGAGATTTTTGGTTTAACAtttatttgaaacatatttttatataagtatataagatgtatatatataatgtgtGAGTTGGTCGGATAGGGTTAATGCTCAACTCACACCATACCTAACCCACACAAGAACCCTACCCACACTTTACCCTATCCGTTGCAGATCCGATTGACAATCCTACTCGACCGAATTAAGTCAGATTGGATACTTGCAAGTAGGGTGCATATTGCCACCCCTACaatacaaaaagaagaaaataataatcggttataatattattaataatgttaATGGTGTAGTGGTAAATGTGATGATAACAATAATAGTTGTTAGAAGAAGATAAggatatttatgtaatttattattttattttataaatttttatctaaattactaaaaacttaaatatacTTACTCCACCTAAgacaattttttgtatttatatgcTCTCTTTTCATGAATCTCTTTATGCCTTctcaaagaaatttaaaaaacaaaaaaattagactatcaatgaaaatataataaaaatacagtgtgaataactttaaaaaaaatcataaaatagtttatattttgggagaaaatataatttttatattttaatttaattttgaagcatcaatattttttttcaaattatattattgtcaaatcaaaattttcaattgcATGATTATTGAACAAACGAGTATGAAAGTAGCTACTATtatgaaatgaaaataataatttatttgcgGAAAAAAATTTGCACTCATATTGtattgaaaagtaaattataatattttttgctggaagaaataaattttcaagaaatataTAGTGTAGGGAGAAACAAATTTTAAGTCATTAATTTGGGACAAAAATGAAAAGTTAGGAGTAGTTTAATGGCTAACTTATTAGTTTACTTAAATAAGTGTTggaatatcttattttatatttcaataatttattgaccaactaaaaataaaagaatcatgtctggaaaaaaaattgtaataagaAAGAGGTTTGGATAGAGGTTCGGAATTAGGTTCGGAAAGCCGTTTGTTCGTATTAAATTTTCAACTATTCCACTTTTTGAGTTTCCCTCCTTTGGATCCGATTCGAaaacacagagagagagagagagcgagaGCGAGAGAGGTCTCGCCGATGGAAGGTGGCATCTCCGTCCATTCAGATTCAGAGTCATGTCGTGGTGATGGTGTTGTTGTTGGAGCCGGTACGAATCTTCTTTCCCCTTTAGGGTTTCTCTCtcccctcctctctctctctctctctctctgaattcacaatctttaatttctgttcAATAGACCTagggttttctttttttatgccAATTTCTCATAGTGAGTCCTCTTTCTGATGAGTTGAGTCGTTGTTTAGGGCATTAAAGGTTAATAGTTTTCGTTACACAGCTATTAGTTTCATTCACTGCATTCATCTAATTACTAGATTCAacttggaaaaataaaaattgaatgtaAATTTGGTATTTTTGAGGTGTTAAGTGTGAAGTATGTTGTTTGTTGGAGTAATTGGAAATGAGTTGCAGGTCAGAAAACAAAGAGAGGCAAAGTGGTAAAGGGAGATTCGGTTTCTGTGGGAGCGGGAGTTGGAGGTGCCCAGAAGACAATGCTAGCTGACATAACTAACAtgcagcagcagcaacaacaacagagGTGTGAAAAGCTGATAAAGCAGCCGGAGAAACAGCAGTCTGTGCCACTTGGTGAAGCTGAAGTCTCTACTGAACAGCTTCTTAAGGTATATAATTATTGATTGAGGGTTGCTATTCATATGAGATGAAGCAGTACGAATAGACAGTTAGAAAAATGTTAAAATCAGTTTCAAATTGAAAGTgtttaagagaaaaagaagaaaaagagagatgaGAATGATTTAAGCTTGAAGCTGTCATTTTGTACTATTTTAGCAGAAATTCTCTTCTTATTAATCTTTAGGGCATTTGGTTATTTCCTTTCTGCTTCTATCTACTGATGGATATTTTGAATCTGTTTTGAAGGAAAATGCAACATTGAGGAAGCTTCTAGCTAGCAGAAAGTAATACTCCTTTGTGTAAACCTGGTCCAGTTTTTGCTGTCTTCTATTTATGGTCAATGTAATTATGCTAGTAACTGTTTAAACTTACTAGAGTTTACTCCACTTGTATTGGCAGTACAATTATAGAATCATGCAAAGCAGAGCTAGAAAAGTCTCGTAGCAATTTTCAGAATCTACGGAAACAAAATGCGGAACTTGCCCTGACAAATAGTCAAATGCTGGCGGTACTGATCAAATCCTTTAACAGTCGctttttattcttgtgttgATATATGCATTCAAATTTACCATACTGATATATTTTCTGTAATCTATGAAATGCAGGAACTTAACTCTAGTAGACAGAGGGTGAGTCTTGAAAACCATTGGGTACACATAACAGCGactgttttcattttctctgtTATGTTTTATTGATTGAGAGTTGAGTTTGTTTTCATCTAGCTAAGGGAACTTCAGCTTGAACTAGGAGGCAAAAATGGCATTCTAAAAGCTATGAAATTAGAATTGACGGTTAGTTTAGCTCATATTCACTGTCCTAGTTGATGAATTGGCAAGTGAGCAAGTACAAAAGgcttaattatgttttttaCTGTCAAATATTTCTATGCTAGGCAaaagagaaaacagaaaagTTGCATGAAAGTATTGGAAATGAGGTAAAGTAAAAAATCTCCCGTTGGCTTCTTTTGCTGATTTATCTGTTCTCCCAGCTCACCGTGactttttccctttttataactactTTTAGGTTGCAGCAGCTCAGATTAAGCAGCCAAATCAATCATTTCAAGAAGAGAGCAAGGAAGATAATCTTTGCCATGCAAAAAGGAGGAGAGTTTCCAAATCTCAATGTAACTACTATGACCATACTTTATGCATGTATATGTACAAAAACAAGCCTAGATACCCATTTAAATAGGCCTTTCTCTCATGCAGCTGCTGCACCTGCTGTTGCTAAACAATTAACATCCAAAGAAAAGATTGAGAACCGGAGGTATGAATTTAACTTTGCCTTTTACAGGAGTATTGTCTGAGTTGGACTATCAATTGCTGTAGAACAAGTTATCTTATATGGTCCCTTGAATATGCAAATACAGGTATTCTATGAGAAGGGAATCTGTGAAGTTGAAAGGTGAGAAACTTGAACCAGCTGAAGACAATTTCTCTGAAGAAACTATGGCAAATGAAAATGAACGAACATCACTTGGATCCAATGTTAACCAAGAACAAGCTAGAGAAGATACTTCATGTAATGCTGCTCAACTTAACTCGGCTATGTTCTCATTTCATTTAATCAATCCCTTATTTATATTGTTTCATGCAGCTTCAGGACCAACTAACTCTGAACAAGTTAATGCCAAAAAGAATATCGAAAAGAAAAGGTATATACTACTTTATGAAGTTCCCTGTctgattgaatttgaatgtctTTAATTGAACAAATGTGAATAATTGAGAGAACTAAAAGCCTGTCACATGTCTTTGAGAATTGTTAACAGGAAAAGTATGAGAAGGCAATCTGGAAGGTTTAAGCCCTTAAATCCAGAAGCAACTGAAGATTCTTTTGAGGTTGATGATGCTAAATTTGCTGTCTCCCATTTATCTGATAATGTGTCAGATAAAAGTGCTCCAATGACATCAAGTGAAACTTCTCcacaagaaaacaaagaaacctGTACATCTAATCCTTGGGAAACTAGAAGATCTTCTGTTGGGCGTCCGATGCGTCAAACAGTTGGGAAGGTTGTCTCATACAAGGAAATTCCGGTAAATATGAAGATGCGTAGACCTAAATGACTCAATTTTATGTCTCTGTTCTCAGTGAATTAATTACGTTACTATCATCACTTAAACGGCATGGTGGATAATATCTCAGTACTTACTCTCTCTTGATCATGTGGTCATGTGAATTGACACCAATTTCGTGGCACAATTGATGCATCCGCTGATATTAGTAGAATCATGAAGATTAACTTGAAGGAGTTAGACtatttttttaggaatttcGTTAACATGCATATGTAATCtagaaaactaatttattaataagTTTTAGTAATCTGAAAATGTGATAATATGGCGTTGCTATGAAATCCAAAATACAACCACACCTGTTAATCTGAAAGACCATTTATTCAGTTGagctaaatttaaatcaatctaaatcatattttaaatctaaaattttttatgtatttttttaagtacTAATTGATCaaatatatctattttaatctcttcaaccaatttttttatgtactaaTTACATGCTAAAAATTtggattattgatattattgatattattaatattttttattattttcaaaaaaaatattttttttataaatacatgtatCTCATTTACACTATATTTTATTTACACTATAAATGAGATATACATGTGTTGCGTCCATCTATTTTATCTTGTTTATACTGTAAAATTGTCTCATTTActgtgtaaacgagataagagagaagtatttattttggtaaatattttttaaattatttattttagtaattattataattaatttatttattaaaataaaaaatcttgattaattttctatacttttttttattgtatatgaGACATTGATTCGACTCTTCATTGTTCTTcgaattttctttttatttttaactaaagatAGATAAATTCAAACTCACACCCTCTTAAATGAATATGAGGAGATTGTGTCATTTGAATTCAACATCTACTAAAACATGTCAAGATATTTGGTAGACATCAAATATAATTATACTGTTCAAAATAAAATACGGTAAATAAATGAGTGTGTATGAGTGAGTCAATTATTAATTGAAAGCTAAAAGGTTTTTTCCAAATCTGTATCTTTAAAATGAGATTAGTTGTGTTAATTTGTCAATTGGTTCATAATTACATTTTAAAGGGTTATTGTTAATTGTGTGGGTCAGCCATGTATAGGTTCCTCACATGCAAAAGgggacaaattaaaaaaaagtaaatagctAATCTTTGCTCAATGCTCAACATTCTAAAGCTCAAAACCGCGTTACCGCACGAacgaaaaatttaattaaacaaaaggaatgatattaactaattaaccaTTTACAAATTACTTTGGTTCAAATTGCAAGAATATTTCTATAGTTTGGAGTTGCATACGCAAATAATGAGATGCTTTTGACGTCACATCCTATGacatatgtttatttattttttattaaaaaaatttgagcgttataattttaatcatgaaaagtacaaactaaaataatacttattaaAGGTTATTACTCAAATTAGATAATTAGttgatattttttatggttaacattgtcactattttaatcttttataattaaagATGACAAtttgttcaaatttttttcgtttacaaaaaaattttgacctCATCTAAATACGTGTTACTCGCAACCCATTAGTTCTCTGAATCTTTAAATTGGTGACCTCCTCTTTGAGATTTGTCCAATAATTGCTATAAATTGGTGAAGAACAAATGTAAAGTGTAAACACAATTATATTTTGGAAGACTAATTTTTGGAGTAACATTTTCTTCCattagaaaaggaaaaagagtttataaaaaaaaaaaagagaaaaaacttATATGTAGAATTATAACAATGACAAATACACTTCCACCCTAAATATGGGGCTTTGTTGTGCGATTCAaagtactaattaaataaataacgaagagtaaaatgaataaatattaaTCCGATTTTcatagacaaaaataaaattccatTTGCATGCATGAGTATGGTTTATGTGTTCCCCATTTCTCATCAATTAGATATTACTTCATTTCATGGACAAAAATGATATCCTAGATTACACaatgcaaataaaataaaataaaataatatttgagaATCTTATCTTTGTGCCCAAGATAATGTTTAGCAATTATTACATTTTCTCATGCATGCCGAGCGCCACCATCACTTTTCTTCCCACTTCAAGATTAGTTTATAATctttcaaattattattttctagagacccatgcagatttctttattgggaagcctttttcttccttttgttAGTTTCTTCTTAACCATAGCATAGCAAGTGATATCTACTATGGtctaaaatatatttgtaaatattttcttttatttattatatttaataaatttatctaaaaataagaataataaatattttaatattatgtttcCGAAGCATATATTAAATATGTTTTAATGCatgcataatatttttttcctcAATAATATAATGGGGGTGCAGGCTACTCTTACAAATACTATTTCAGATTGTATACGGCACATATCCTGgcttttgaaaattgaattattaACTGGCTCCCAGAAAGTTGCTTTCAATATTCACTTTATAAATAAACGGAAGaaaaatatatacacaataTATTGATAGTATACAGATTTGATGGCTATTTTTGTTCCCTGtttaaaaagctaaataaatgaaaatttgtCCTTGTATGCAACATTATTCTTGATCCTACTACTTTGTGCTATGGTATTAGCAAACAAGTGTGAAGAGGGTATTAGGACCCACACGGTTGCATTTAGCTAGATTTATTATTAATGACAAATATTATAACCGAGtggttaatttattttttcgcttaaataaatattaaaaatttaaattttattttatatataagaaatatattaataataacaaatttttaaataaaacttaaatattagaaataaattaattattaatttatcaaattaaaagataCTGGACAACCAAACAAAATTAACGGCAAATattagattattttattatttgtttttccattttctttacCAAAACAGTAGTCGTAAAAGGTTTATGCAAGCATGAGCCgttattcttttcttctaccTTTTGATCTCAAAGGATTAATTGAactttagtgtacaaatagagCTCCAAAAAGGGACCCACCATTATCTCAAATTTGTCCCATTCTTTTATATTTGGTTTTTAATATACCGTTGgtgttaataatattttatagtcaTTCATTGATTTATTGGGTGCATCACTAAGCATGTTTAGGGACCATGGAAATAACACATATTTGATTGATGGTAAATAAAGATGTTATAATATTCATTTATGTATTGAATTCTCTTTTTCTTggagaaagaaaagtgaatgTGTATTAAACACCAAATAAAATTCAAGaataaatgattaaaattaagATACTAGCCACACCAACTATATATGTAAAATGTAAAGGTTAGAAAAAAGGCTTCacatgagaagaagaaaaaaaaaaaaaaaaaaaaattaacttcacATGAAACACACGCACGCACGCACACATGTTAATATGCTATCCGCCACTTCCTTCTTTGACTCAAATTAATTAAGGTATGCTCCAAAGGAAAATGCATACAATCTCAAAATTTCTGCCCCTACTATATAAGCCTGCTCAACAAAATAATAAGTTGGTCGTAAATGATCTACGTTTTCATATATTAATGATATCTATAACATTTTAGGAGCGTTTAATATTTGAGGTAAAGATACTTGAAAAAGAATATTCTTACATATACACAATTTTAAGAGTTTAGTTATTAGGCACATAATtcgtaaaataaaattaaatagatgTATGAGATTTATAAACATGTGATTATCATTAAAATAAgagtaatttatttaaattagtttctgaaatttttaaaaattaaacactTTAATTACACGATACAGTTTTTCTCtaatttgattcaaaaaatgaaataaaaacagTTTTGAAGGAGTTTAAAAATCTTAATATAatctttgaaaattaaaaaaaaatctaaaacagTCATTTCAATTAAACGgatcaaactaaaagaaaattatattatctaacaaaaataaatattaagaattattttgtatattttaaaatttaaaaaactaaaatatacaatattacaaattttaacgactgatttgagtaattactcttaaaataaagttgaacgaaaaaaaaaaattaaaaaattggtgAAATGCAATTTTTATTGTATGGCTAAATACAATGCGTTAACTTTGTATTTACGCAAGAATATCAAAAAggaaatttagaattaattattagtttctttaaatgatgctaacATATATCAATTTGTTGAGATAGGCGAAGACCAGATTGTGTAATGATATACACTAATTAGCTTCTCTTCCAATAAGGAGATATATATAAAAGGTTACTGTCAAATTGGCCATAGAAGACTCATGAAGGTTAAAAACCAAAAGTAGATGTGTCATTTTCATTAGACAAGAAGAGCATTCGACATTGCATGATAACCATTTGAgtgagaacaagaaaattatgtAGAGAGAGAGTGAACAAGAAAAGggtacaaataataataatacatgctTCAATTACGAGTATATAGATATAGTGTATGGGGATGTAtacatcaatttaattttgatgcattatCATCAATGATATTACATGATCAAatcatattaataattaaatttaattaagttgattcaattatttaaaaaaattagttgaaaaaaaaacataaaaaattgattaaatttaattataaaaataacttgTTTGCTtatcattttttcattattagaGTCAAAAAAGTTTATACCTAcatctaattatataataatatattaataaaaataattattttttacattaattatatgaatcattatttaaaaaaataaatataattagacaacagtaaatatattttatactactAGTGTGTGTATATACATATGGCGTGAGGGAATAATAGTAAAGGCATCACAAAAATCCTCTTTATAGTCAAAAAGAAAAGCCAAAGAATATATATACTCACAAAAGGAAAAGGGGAATTAAGATCTTGTGCCTTTAATCATTCCTCAAACTAGACTTTGTGTTTTATGTCTGACCAAATATAATGTAATCTTCAAATAGAAAAGTAATGGCTAACATTAAACTTAGATTGATAAAGGTATCTGTTTCGGATTGGCCTCCGGGTTCCAGCTTAAAACGGTTAACAAACCAGGATATTCAGAGTGGACTATCTTTAGGGCTCAAAACGgattagtaatttttaatattctaaCTCAATattcgaatttaaatatttcttttatcttagttaaataagataagataattaccATCGGTTGAATTTgaatcctctaaattttgaatttttattttagaggaaaaagtgtgatctctcaccgtTGAATGATTTCTCTATCATATTTTCTTTCGGtcccacctataaaataaatgatttctttttctctgtCATACTTTATCccctaaagtgaaattcaaactttagagaatCCAAATCCCCACCAGTTATATAAAGAGAAACCAGATGCTCCTCAAGTATGTCACTCATTCCTCATACACACACCTCTTAAATCCATTctaacttgagcgtcggagtgtctttgcaggtatcCACTCCCGCCGCTCCAAGTCATTCATTCCAAGTACAACCTCAACTCACAAGTCTCTGATCCATCTCACAACCTGTACTGGAGGCATCTAGGTACATTGGCACCGTGTGTGGGGATCTGCCAAGTCGTGACAGCATGACGGAGAACCTTGAGGAGAAATCCTCAAACCATCACCACGATTCAAATCCACGAATTTCAATACCCGAACACTGGGGTAACATCCTCCT encodes the following:
- the LOC107466674 gene encoding SHUGOSHIN 2, with product MEGGISVHSDSESCRGDGVVVGAGQKTKRGKVVKGDSVSVGAGVGGAQKTMLADITNMQQQQQQQRCEKLIKQPEKQQSVPLGEAEVSTEQLLKENATLRKLLASRNTIIESCKAELEKSRSNFQNLRKQNAELALTNSQMLAELNSSRQRLRELQLELGGKNGILKAMKLELTAKEKTEKLHESIGNEVAAAQIKQPNQSFQEESKEDNLCHAKRRRVSKSQSAAPAVAKQLTSKEKIENRRYSMRRESVKLKGEKLEPAEDNFSEETMANENERTSLGSNVNQEQAREDTSSSGPTNSEQVNAKKNIEKKRKSMRRQSGRFKPLNPEATEDSFEVDDAKFAVSHLSDNVSDKSAPMTSSETSPQENKETCTSNPWETRRSSVGRPMRQTVGKVVSYKEIPVNMKMRRPK